CAGCCAGGGTATCGGCCTGGATGGCGGCGCCGATGGCGACTACCTGGTCCGGGTCGATTTCGGTCAGCGGGGTACGCCCAAACAATGTGCCGACGGCCTCGCGCACACGCGGCACGCGGGTCGAACCACCGACCATGACCACTGCAGCAACTTCTTCGAGCTCGACGCCGCTGTCACGCACGGCGCGGCGGCAGGCCTTGAGGCTGCGGGCGACCATGGGCTCGATCAGGGCATCGAAGGCACTGCGGGTCAGCTCGGCCTGCCAGTTGCCATAGGCGACCGTGACCACATCAGCATTGGTCAGGGCCTCTTTGGCTGCGCAGGCGGTCTGCAGCAGCTGGCGCTGGGCACCCGGATCGAGGTCCGAGGACAGGCCGGCCTGCTCGACAATCCAGCTGGCGATGGCGTGGTCGAAGTCGTCGCCGCCCAGGGCGCTGTCGCCACCGGTGGCCAGCACTTCAAAGACACCGCCGGTCAGGCGCAGGATCGAGATATCGAAGGTACCGCCACCCAGGTCATAGATGGCCACCAGGCCTTCGGCATTCTGGTCCAGGCCATAGGCCACGGCCGCCGCGGTCGGCTCGTTGAGCAGGCGCAACACGTTCAGGCCGGCCAGACGCGCGGCGTCCTTGGTGGCCTGGCGCTGGGCGTCGTCGAAATACGCCGGCACGGTGATCACCGCGCCAACCAGTTCGCCGCCGAGGGTCTCTTCGGCGCGCTGGCGCAGCACCTTGAGGATGTCGGCCGAGACTTCCACCGGGCTTTTCGGGCCCTGGACGGTGTCGATGAACGGCATGTGCGACTCGCCACCGACAAAGCGGTACGGCAGTTGCTCACCCAATTGCTTGACGTCTGCCAGGCCACGGCCCATCAGGCGCTTGACCGACAGCACGGTGTTGAGCGGGTCGCTGGAGGCGGCGTCGCGGGCGCTCTGGCCGACATCGATGTGGTCAGCGTGATAGCGCACTGCGGACGGCAGGATCACCCGGCCT
This portion of the Pseudomonas sp. SORT22 genome encodes:
- the hscA gene encoding Fe-S protein assembly chaperone HscA, producing MALLQIAEPGQSPQPHQRRLAVGIDLGTTNSLVAALRSGRSEPLPDAQGRVILPSAVRYHADHIDVGQSARDAASSDPLNTVLSVKRLMGRGLADVKQLGEQLPYRFVGGESHMPFIDTVQGPKSPVEVSADILKVLRQRAEETLGGELVGAVITVPAYFDDAQRQATKDAARLAGLNVLRLLNEPTAAAVAYGLDQNAEGLVAIYDLGGGTFDISILRLTGGVFEVLATGGDSALGGDDFDHAIASWIVEQAGLSSDLDPGAQRQLLQTACAAKEALTNADVVTVAYGNWQAELTRSAFDALIEPMVARSLKACRRAVRDSGVELEEVAAVVMVGGSTRVPRVREAVGTLFGRTPLTEIDPDQVVAIGAAIQADTLAGNRRDGGELLLLDVIPLSLGLETMGGLMEKVIPRNTTIPVARAQEFTTYKDGQSAMMIHVLQGERELISDCRSLARFELRGIPAMVAGAAKIRVTFQVDADGLLSVSARELGSGVESSIQVKPSYGLTDGEIARMLKDSFEHAGFDKVARQLREHQVDAERLLEAVQGALDADGERLLDAEERLAIEQQMQDLRDLINGTDGAAIEQQTKRLSQVTDAFAARRLDSTVKAALAGRNLNEIEE